Proteins from a genomic interval of Caldicellulosiruptor diazotrophicus:
- a CDS encoding ACT domain-containing protein has translation MLKKDATYYIVEESVLPEVFLKVVKAKELLEKGEVKAVNEAVKMVGISRSAFYKYKDCIFPFFESSRGKIITLALVLKDIPGILSKILNIISETNANILTINQNIPLGGIATVSISIRTSGMTKSVKDLILEIEKVDGVKKIEILGREEY, from the coding sequence ATGCTAAAGAAAGATGCCACGTACTATATAGTCGAAGAAAGTGTTCTTCCAGAAGTTTTTTTGAAAGTTGTCAAAGCAAAAGAGTTATTAGAAAAGGGTGAAGTGAAAGCTGTAAACGAAGCTGTAAAGATGGTAGGTATTTCAAGAAGTGCTTTTTATAAATACAAAGACTGTATATTCCCCTTTTTTGAAAGCTCCCGTGGTAAGATTATAACTCTTGCTCTTGTTTTAAAAGATATCCCCGGGATTTTGTCAAAGATATTAAACATTATTTCTGAGACAAATGCCAACATTCTTACAATCAATCAAAACATCCCTCTTGGTGGGATTGCAACAGTTTCAATTTCTATCAGAACATCGGGGATGACAAAGTCTGTTAAAGATTTGATCCTTGAAATTGAAAAGGTTGATGGTGTTAAAAAGATTGAGATTTTGGGAAGAGAAGAGTACTAA
- a CDS encoding adenine phosphoribosyltransferase, which produces MNLKEKFRHVLNFPKEGIDFIDITTVLQDKDAFKYAIDSLVGLVKDLDFELIVGPESRGFIFGAPVAYVLNKGLVLVRKKGKLPYKTVSVEYELEYGKDVLEMHIDAIKPGQKVVIIDDLLATGGTTLSNIKLVEKLGGEVVGIAYLVELTYLNGRENLKGYDVRSVVQFESSLI; this is translated from the coding sequence ATGAATCTTAAAGAAAAATTCAGACATGTTTTGAATTTTCCCAAAGAGGGTATAGATTTTATTGATATAACAACAGTTTTACAGGACAAAGACGCTTTCAAATACGCTATAGACTCTCTAGTAGGTTTGGTCAAAGACCTTGACTTTGAACTCATTGTGGGACCTGAATCAAGAGGGTTTATATTTGGGGCGCCTGTTGCGTACGTGCTTAACAAAGGTCTTGTTCTTGTCAGAAAGAAAGGAAAGCTTCCATATAAAACAGTGTCTGTTGAATACGAGCTTGAGTATGGGAAAGATGTGCTTGAGATGCATATTGATGCAATAAAACCTGGTCAGAAGGTTGTAATAATCGATGACCTTTTAGCAACAGGAGGTACAACACTTTCAAACATAAAGCTTGTTGAGAAACTTGGTGGTGAAGTTGTGGGTATTGCATACCTTGTTGAACTCACATACCTCAATGGGAGAGAGAATTTAAAAGGGTATGATGTCAGGTCTGTTGTCCAGTTTGAATCTTCTTTGATATAA
- a CDS encoding CLC_0170 family protein: MIKLSDIITKYSILMFVLSGILILLLDLKELKSKNLQREIKLAKITAVILITIGILMFIVRVFI, encoded by the coding sequence ATGATAAAGCTTTCAGATATAATAACAAAATATAGCATTTTGATGTTTGTGCTCAGCGGAATCTTGATACTTTTGCTTGACTTAAAAGAGTTGAAATCAAAAAATCTCCAAAGAGAAATCAAACTTGCAAAAATAACAGCAGTAATTTTGATAACCATCGGAATTTTAATGTTTATAGTAAGAGTTTTTATCTGA
- the spoIIR gene encoding stage II sporulation protein R, whose protein sequence is MIKRYFFSKPYLLPLIFSIIIFTIIFEYLNFEQIDNLQKSLSKSVLRLHILANSNSKEDQKLKIYVRDKVIEFLSRNIDFSKSKYEVIKEISNKKFQIEDYIEKAIKEKGKNYNVKVSIQRDLFPNRVYNNFLFPSGIYDCVRVFIGDGKGKNWWCVIFPPLCIVDETKLELPAEAKKELKSSLSKKEYLIATSYGSVDKIPVKLRLKIYEILKTKFYKEAWFKRIFRSI, encoded by the coding sequence ATGATAAAAAGATATTTCTTTTCTAAACCTTATTTATTGCCATTAATTTTTTCAATAATAATATTTACGATAATTTTTGAATATTTAAATTTTGAACAAATTGATAATTTACAAAAAAGTCTATCAAAATCAGTTTTAAGACTTCATATATTAGCAAATAGTAACTCAAAAGAAGACCAGAAACTAAAAATTTATGTACGGGATAAAGTAATAGAATTTTTATCGAGAAATATTGATTTTTCAAAGAGTAAATATGAAGTTATAAAAGAAATCAGTAATAAAAAGTTTCAGATTGAAGATTACATTGAGAAGGCTATTAAAGAAAAAGGGAAAAACTATAATGTAAAAGTAAGTATTCAAAGAGATTTATTCCCAAACAGAGTTTACAATAATTTTCTTTTCCCATCTGGTATTTATGACTGTGTTAGAGTTTTTATAGGTGATGGGAAAGGAAAGAACTGGTGGTGTGTTATATTTCCGCCGCTTTGCATAGTAGATGAGACAAAGTTAGAACTTCCAGCTGAGGCTAAAAAAGAGCTCAAAAGTTCACTTTCCAAAAAAGAATATTTGATTGCAACAAGCTATGGGAGCGTAGACAAAATACCTGTAAAGCTTAGACTTAAAATATATGAGATTTTGAAAACGAAATTTTACAAAGAAGCATGGTTTAAACGAATTTTTAGGAGTATTTAG
- a CDS encoding homoserine dehydrogenase: MAKVAIMGFGVVGSGVWEVLTKNASSIAKRAGEEISVKYILDIRDFPDHPAKDLMIKDFDIILNDPEISIVVETIGGLEPAYTYTKKLLLNGKHVVTSNKELVAKHGPELLKIAKENNINYFFEASVGGGIPIIRPLQNCLAGNQITEIAGILNGTTNYILTQMKKYSLSFEDALKEAQERGYAERNPSNDIEGHDACRKIAILSSIAYSHYVNYENIYTEGISKITKEDMEYAEELGCTIKLIAMSKKIDDKRVFARVSPLMIPYKSPFANVDDVFNAILVKGDAIGDVMFYGQGAGKLPTASAVVGDIIDIVKHIDKSYVYTWAISGDIEVVDIENTSCRFFVRVKYKDYSKAKDAVSLIFNDCMIVNTHKPIGTNEFAFVTHEMKENEFKEKISQFEKIPVVEKILSIVRYDENI; this comes from the coding sequence TTGGCAAAGGTTGCAATAATGGGGTTTGGTGTTGTTGGTTCAGGTGTATGGGAAGTTTTGACAAAAAATGCATCGTCAATTGCAAAAAGAGCAGGGGAAGAAATATCGGTAAAATACATTCTTGACATTCGTGATTTTCCTGACCATCCCGCAAAAGATTTGATGATAAAAGATTTTGATATTATATTGAACGACCCCGAAATTTCAATAGTTGTTGAGACAATAGGCGGGCTTGAACCTGCATACACTTATACAAAAAAGCTACTTTTGAATGGAAAACACGTTGTAACATCCAACAAGGAACTTGTTGCCAAACACGGCCCAGAACTTTTGAAGATTGCAAAAGAGAATAATATAAACTATTTCTTTGAAGCAAGTGTTGGTGGCGGAATACCCATTATAAGACCTCTTCAAAATTGCTTGGCAGGAAACCAAATTACAGAGATTGCAGGAATTTTAAATGGAACGACAAACTATATTTTGACTCAGATGAAAAAGTATTCGCTTTCGTTTGAAGATGCTCTAAAAGAAGCTCAAGAAAGAGGATACGCAGAAAGAAATCCGAGCAATGATATAGAGGGTCATGACGCATGTAGAAAGATTGCAATTCTGTCATCTATTGCATACTCTCATTATGTAAACTATGAAAACATATATACAGAAGGAATATCCAAAATAACAAAAGAGGATATGGAGTATGCTGAAGAGCTTGGCTGTACAATAAAGCTCATTGCAATGAGCAAAAAGATTGACGACAAAAGAGTATTTGCAAGAGTTTCGCCTCTTATGATACCTTACAAAAGTCCATTTGCAAACGTGGACGACGTGTTCAATGCAATTTTAGTAAAAGGGGACGCAATTGGCGATGTGATGTTTTATGGTCAAGGTGCTGGAAAGCTTCCAACAGCAAGTGCTGTTGTTGGTGACATCATAGATATTGTAAAACATATAGATAAATCTTATGTCTACACGTGGGCAATATCTGGGGATATTGAAGTTGTTGACATTGAAAATACATCTTGCAGGTTCTTTGTAAGAGTGAAATATAAAGACTACTCAAAAGCAAAAGACGCTGTGTCTCTCATATTCAATGATTGCATGATAGTAAATACACACAAACCGATAGGCACAAACGAATTTGCTTTTGTAACACATGAAATGAAAGAAAATGAGTTTAAAGAAAAGATTTCTCAATTTGAAAAGATTCCCGTTGTAGAAAAGATTTTATCTATTGTTAGATACGATGAAAACATATAA
- the dtd gene encoding D-aminoacyl-tRNA deacylase, with protein MRAVVQRVKEAFVVVEGKEVGRIQKGLCLLVGIAQDDTEEDADYLCEKIVNLRIFEDENSKFNLSLMDVGGEVLVISNFTVMGDARKGRRPNFMFAAEKEKAERLYNYLVERLKEKVKKVECGVFQAHMEVAILNDGPVTVLLDSKKVF; from the coding sequence TTGAGAGCTGTTGTGCAAAGAGTTAAAGAAGCTTTTGTTGTAGTTGAAGGCAAAGAGGTTGGAAGAATCCAAAAAGGTCTTTGTTTGCTTGTTGGGATTGCTCAGGATGATACAGAGGAGGATGCTGATTATCTTTGTGAAAAGATTGTAAACCTTAGAATATTTGAGGATGAGAACTCAAAGTTCAATCTTTCTTTGATGGACGTGGGTGGTGAAGTTTTGGTTATCTCAAACTTTACAGTGATGGGCGATGCAAGGAAAGGAAGAAGGCCAAACTTTATGTTTGCAGCAGAAAAGGAAAAGGCAGAAAGGCTGTACAACTACTTAGTTGAAAGGCTTAAGGAGAAGGTTAAAAAGGTTGAGTGTGGAGTTTTTCAAGCGCACATGGAGGTAGCTATTTTAAATGACGGACCTGTAACAGTTTTGCTTGACAGCAAGAAGGTTTTCTGA
- the thrB gene encoding homoserine kinase: MISVKVPASSANLGAGFDCMGVALKLYNIIEVEEIEKGLIITSSPDDPSIAKDENNLVFRAMKMVFDEVGWYPRGLRINLINEIPLTRGLGSSAACISGGIYAANLLCGGKLSEEEMIYLAAKMEGHPDNSTPAMIGGLVFAVLEDKKVNYIKFVVPARLKFAVFIPDFQLSTEYARNILPKYIEFKDAVFNIGRATLFASAITTGNYELLPAATQDRLHQPYRKKLIPDFDKIVNLSLEAGAKGSFLSGAGPSIIALIDENYEIFEQNVKNALASMKLAANWDFMILEADNSGATVFSVQSTSLKR; this comes from the coding sequence ATGATTTCTGTAAAGGTCCCGGCATCATCGGCAAACCTTGGTGCCGGATTTGACTGTATGGGTGTTGCTTTAAAGCTTTACAACATCATTGAAGTTGAAGAGATTGAAAAAGGACTTATAATTACTTCATCACCGGATGACCCATCAATTGCAAAGGACGAAAACAACCTTGTGTTCAGAGCTATGAAGATGGTGTTTGATGAAGTTGGCTGGTATCCCAGAGGGCTTAGGATAAACCTTATAAACGAAATTCCTCTGACGCGTGGGCTTGGATCTTCCGCCGCCTGTATCTCAGGTGGAATTTATGCTGCGAATTTACTGTGCGGCGGAAAACTCTCTGAAGAAGAGATGATTTATCTTGCTGCAAAGATGGAAGGACATCCGGACAACTCAACACCGGCAATGATTGGCGGGCTTGTGTTTGCAGTACTGGAAGATAAAAAGGTAAACTATATCAAGTTTGTTGTGCCAGCAAGACTCAAGTTTGCAGTGTTTATTCCTGATTTTCAGCTATCAACAGAATATGCAAGAAATATTCTGCCAAAATACATTGAGTTCAAAGATGCTGTGTTTAACATTGGAAGAGCAACGCTTTTTGCAAGTGCAATCACAACAGGAAATTATGAGCTTTTACCGGCTGCAACACAAGATAGGCTTCACCAGCCATACAGAAAAAAGCTCATTCCTGACTTTGATAAAATTGTTAACCTGTCTTTAGAAGCTGGCGCAAAAGGATCATTTTTGTCTGGCGCAGGACCTTCTATAATCGCTCTTATTGATGAGAATTATGAAATCTTTGAACAAAACGTCAAAAATGCACTTGCCAGCATGAAACTTGCGGCAAACTGGGACTTTATGATTTTGGAAGCTGACAATAGCGGTGCAACAGTTTTTTCTGTTCAGAGCACTAGTTTAAAAAGATAA
- a CDS encoding RelA/SpoT family protein, which produces MKLDLGDKLNELIERVKKYASEEDINLIKKAFEFAQKHHDGQSRNSGEPYIVHPLEVALILADLELDIASIVAGLLHDVVEDTSASLEDVESEFGKEVAELVDGVTKLGKLEFTSKLERQAENYRKMLIAMAKDIRVILIKLADRLHNMRTLKYLPPEKQRQKAQETIDIYAPLAHRLGISKIKWELEDLSLRYLDPEGYYDLVEKIAKKRVEREEYIKKIISLISEKLKEANIEVGQIDGRPKHFYSIYRKMKEQGKTLEEIYDLFAIRIIVNSVKDCYGVLGIIHTLFKPMPGRFKDYIAMPKPNMYQSLHTTVIGPEGEPFEVQIRTFDMHKTAEYGIAAHWKYKEGRIKSTDEDEKFAWLRELLEWQKELKDAKEFMESLKINLFSDEVFVFTPKGDVISLPQGSTPIDFAYAIHSEIGNKMAGAKVNGKLVPIDYELKNGDIVEIITSPNVHGPSQDWLKIVKSPQAKSKINAWFKKEKKEENIQKGKDILEKELKKLNLPLQFALKEDVLQTVSQRYGYRTPEDMFAALGYGGITATKIALRIKDEIKKYIKEDEQKEFQIEKPKPARASSSNGILVKGVENVLVRFAKCCNPVPGDEVIGYITRGRGVSIHRRDCPNVEQYLKEPERIVEAEWNVTKDAKFDATINVLANDRTGILMDITNLLGENKISVKAIQGRTTRDRIANINLTVEISSTEQLEKIIRKLRKIDSVFEVQRVKGG; this is translated from the coding sequence GTGAAATTGGATTTGGGTGATAAGTTAAATGAGTTGATAGAAAGGGTAAAAAAGTACGCATCAGAGGAAGATATTAATCTTATAAAAAAAGCATTTGAATTTGCACAAAAGCATCATGATGGACAGTCAAGAAACTCTGGCGAACCGTATATAGTACATCCTCTTGAGGTTGCACTAATTTTAGCAGATTTAGAGCTTGACATTGCATCAATTGTTGCTGGACTGTTACATGATGTTGTGGAGGATACTTCTGCATCTTTAGAAGATGTAGAAAGTGAGTTTGGGAAAGAGGTAGCCGAGCTTGTAGATGGTGTTACAAAACTTGGTAAACTTGAATTTACAAGTAAACTTGAAAGACAAGCAGAAAACTATCGCAAGATGCTTATTGCAATGGCAAAGGATATAAGGGTCATCTTGATAAAACTTGCAGACAGACTTCACAATATGCGAACCTTAAAGTACCTTCCTCCTGAAAAACAGAGACAAAAAGCTCAGGAAACAATTGACATATATGCTCCGCTTGCCCACAGACTTGGAATTTCAAAAATAAAGTGGGAACTGGAAGATTTGTCCTTGCGCTATCTTGACCCTGAAGGCTATTATGATCTTGTTGAAAAAATTGCAAAAAAGAGGGTAGAAAGAGAAGAGTATATAAAGAAAATTATTTCGCTTATCTCAGAAAAACTCAAAGAAGCAAATATTGAGGTTGGCCAGATAGACGGAAGACCAAAACATTTTTACAGCATCTATCGTAAAATGAAAGAGCAGGGAAAAACTTTAGAAGAGATTTATGACCTTTTTGCTATCAGGATCATTGTAAATTCAGTAAAAGATTGTTATGGTGTACTTGGAATTATCCACACACTATTCAAGCCCATGCCGGGCAGGTTCAAAGACTACATTGCGATGCCAAAACCGAACATGTACCAGTCACTTCATACAACTGTGATAGGACCTGAAGGTGAACCATTTGAGGTGCAGATAAGAACGTTTGATATGCACAAGACTGCCGAGTATGGTATTGCTGCGCACTGGAAGTACAAAGAGGGAAGAATAAAATCCACTGATGAGGATGAGAAGTTTGCTTGGCTCAGAGAACTTCTCGAGTGGCAGAAAGAGCTCAAAGACGCAAAAGAGTTTATGGAATCTTTGAAGATAAATCTGTTTTCTGATGAAGTGTTTGTATTTACTCCGAAAGGTGATGTTATAAGCTTACCACAGGGTTCAACACCGATAGACTTTGCATATGCAATTCACAGTGAGATAGGCAACAAGATGGCAGGCGCAAAAGTAAACGGCAAGCTTGTTCCCATTGATTATGAGCTCAAAAATGGTGATATTGTCGAGATTATTACATCACCAAACGTCCATGGTCCAAGCCAGGACTGGCTCAAGATTGTCAAGAGTCCTCAAGCAAAGAGCAAGATAAACGCATGGTTTAAAAAAGAAAAAAAAGAAGAAAATATTCAAAAAGGCAAAGACATATTGGAAAAGGAGCTCAAAAAGCTAAATCTACCTTTACAATTTGCTCTAAAAGAGGATGTGCTGCAGACAGTTTCGCAAAGATATGGCTACAGAACTCCTGAAGACATGTTTGCTGCACTTGGGTATGGTGGCATCACAGCTACTAAAATAGCACTGAGAATAAAAGATGAGATAAAGAAATATATCAAAGAAGATGAACAAAAAGAATTTCAGATCGAAAAGCCAAAACCTGCGAGGGCTTCATCGAGTAACGGAATACTTGTAAAAGGTGTTGAAAATGTTCTTGTTAGATTTGCAAAATGTTGTAACCCGGTACCTGGCGATGAGGTGATAGGATACATCACGAGGGGAAGAGGTGTTTCAATCCACAGGCGTGATTGTCCAAATGTTGAACAGTATTTAAAAGAGCCAGAGAGGATTGTTGAGGCTGAATGGAATGTGACAAAAGATGCAAAGTTTGACGCTACAATCAACGTTCTTGCAAACGATAGGACAGGAATACTGATGGACATAACAAACTTGCTTGGTGAGAATAAGATTTCAGTGAAGGCTATACAGGGAAGGACCACGCGAGACAGGATTGCCAATATCAATCTTACTGTTGAAATAAGTTCCACAGAGCAGCTCGAGAAGATTATAAGAAAGCTGAGAAAGATTGACAGTGTATTTGAGGTGCAGCGAGTAAAAGGAGGCTAA
- a CDS encoding GerAB/ArcD/ProY family transporter, producing MIINDNDKISSFQCFVLLVSVMIGIGIMFMPASVAKASEQNGWFVVMLGGILSFLVFLIIFRVTMINPDVTIIELLDKAFGKILGVVFSFVYVVYFIIFSAFEARLITETAKEFLFTLTPNEVLIITFLFTCAYISRYGIEVIARMCEVLMPGIVLIIIVLSFFVYQKLDFSNLLPVLNIPFTKLIKGIGTTIFSFLGFEVFLFFMPYVRRKDKLIKSAFFGFLVTILLYEIIVIFATADFGSKVVQTMVWPTLNLFRDVTVLEIVIERPESIVVALWMITTYTTEIIFLMTTGLILARIFNTKEHNFFVFIQLPFIYILSLIPQNISETQKFMDYFSYFFASFTVLLLPLVTLVIVSIKKKVKKYET from the coding sequence ATGATAATAAATGACAATGACAAAATTTCTAGTTTTCAGTGTTTTGTGCTGTTGGTATCTGTTATGATAGGAATTGGTATAATGTTTATGCCTGCATCTGTTGCAAAAGCATCAGAACAAAATGGCTGGTTTGTTGTGATGCTTGGTGGGATATTATCTTTTTTAGTTTTTCTTATAATATTTAGAGTCACTATGATAAATCCTGATGTGACTATAATTGAACTTTTAGATAAGGCATTTGGAAAGATTCTTGGAGTTGTTTTTTCATTTGTATATGTAGTTTACTTTATAATCTTTTCTGCTTTTGAAGCAAGACTAATTACAGAGACAGCTAAGGAATTTTTATTTACACTCACACCAAATGAAGTTTTAATTATTACATTTCTTTTTACTTGTGCTTATATTTCAAGATATGGAATAGAAGTGATTGCACGCATGTGCGAAGTTTTAATGCCAGGAATTGTACTGATAATTATTGTTTTAAGCTTTTTTGTGTATCAAAAGCTTGACTTTTCAAATCTTCTTCCTGTTTTAAACATTCCTTTTACAAAACTCATTAAAGGAATTGGTACGACAATTTTTAGCTTTCTTGGTTTTGAAGTATTTTTATTTTTTATGCCATATGTAAGAAGAAAGGATAAACTAATCAAGAGTGCTTTTTTTGGATTTCTTGTTACAATCTTGTTATATGAGATTATAGTAATTTTTGCGACAGCTGATTTTGGCTCAAAAGTAGTACAAACCATGGTATGGCCGACACTAAATCTTTTTAGAGATGTAACAGTTTTAGAAATAGTTATTGAAAGACCTGAAAGCATTGTTGTTGCCCTATGGATGATTACAACTTACACCACAGAGATTATATTTTTAATGACTACAGGATTGATTTTGGCAAGAATTTTTAACACAAAAGAACATAATTTCTTTGTTTTTATTCAGTTACCATTTATTTATATTTTATCATTAATACCACAAAATATATCAGAAACACAAAAATTTATGGATTATTTTAGTTATTTTTTTGCATCTTTCACTGTATTATTATTACCTTTGGTAACCCTGGTTATTGTCTCAATAAAAAAGAAGGTGAAGAAATATGAAACATAG
- a CDS encoding spore germination protein, with protein sequence MGFIEIIKRRKERIRNSQKKETKEYICAQEKIYTSIDNNLNYLKEVLIDNDDIVIREFLAGDVKCATVFVDGLVNREIIDRDVIKHLMVEIQLFDKNISQNEVYSKILNTLLATSDIKELTSFKDAILDLLCGETLLFIDKSDKIIRISTRNFPNRGIQQPISENAVRGPRDSFNEVVRFSTALIRRRVRDTRLRVKNLKLGRRSKTDVYLIYVDDIVDKDILNEVKQRLSRIDIDAIMESGMIEQFIEDDIFCLFPTIQHTERVDTAVAALYEGRIVILTDNTNLALIVPATFTTFIQHSEDYYERWHIATVIRILRIFAAILAMTLQGFYISISSFTPSMIPPDLGLFIAATREGVPIPVFLEALFLEFMLELLREAGLRLPGPIGQTIGIVGGLIIGQAAVQAGIISPIMVILVATTAIASFAIPAYNFSISLRLFKFVYILVCAALGLYGFILLSLIIIGNLVKTKSFGVPYLSPFVSFEIMDYKDAIVRLPTRYLWARPIFASTQQKIRMLYERSLDYASAGEDKK encoded by the coding sequence ATGGGATTTATTGAAATAATAAAACGAAGAAAAGAAAGAATTAGAAATAGCCAAAAGAAAGAGACAAAAGAATATATTTGTGCTCAAGAGAAAATTTATACGTCTATTGACAATAATCTAAATTATTTGAAAGAGGTACTCATAGATAATGATGATATTGTTATAAGAGAATTTTTAGCAGGTGATGTAAAATGTGCTACTGTATTTGTAGATGGGCTTGTTAATAGAGAAATTATAGATAGAGATGTAATAAAACATCTTATGGTAGAGATACAACTATTTGATAAGAATATTTCTCAGAATGAAGTCTATAGCAAGATATTAAATACCCTTCTTGCTACATCTGATATAAAAGAGTTAACAAGTTTTAAGGATGCCATTTTAGACCTTCTATGTGGTGAAACACTTCTATTTATCGATAAATCTGATAAAATAATTAGAATTTCAACACGAAATTTTCCTAATAGAGGAATACAACAACCAATATCAGAAAATGCAGTAAGAGGACCTCGAGATAGCTTTAATGAGGTTGTGAGATTTTCAACAGCTCTTATCCGAAGAAGAGTAAGGGACACAAGGCTTAGAGTAAAAAATTTAAAACTGGGAAGAAGGTCAAAAACTGATGTGTATCTTATATATGTAGATGACATTGTGGACAAGGACATTTTAAATGAGGTAAAGCAAAGACTATCAAGAATTGATATTGATGCAATAATGGAGTCTGGCATGATAGAACAATTTATAGAAGACGACATATTTTGCTTATTTCCAACAATTCAACATACAGAAAGAGTTGATACAGCAGTTGCTGCTCTTTATGAAGGAAGGATTGTTATTTTAACTGATAATACAAACTTAGCACTTATTGTTCCCGCAACATTTACCACATTTATACAACACTCAGAGGATTACTATGAAAGGTGGCATATTGCAACGGTTATACGAATTTTAAGGATTTTTGCAGCAATTTTAGCCATGACCTTACAAGGGTTTTATATCTCGATATCCTCATTTACCCCAAGTATGATACCTCCTGACTTAGGTTTGTTTATTGCAGCAACAAGAGAGGGTGTGCCAATCCCAGTATTTTTAGAGGCACTTTTTTTAGAGTTTATGCTTGAGCTTTTAAGAGAAGCAGGCTTGAGACTTCCAGGACCAATAGGACAAACAATAGGCATTGTAGGCGGGCTTATAATAGGGCAGGCTGCTGTGCAAGCAGGAATTATTTCGCCAATAATGGTCATACTTGTTGCAACAACTGCAATTGCATCATTTGCTATCCCAGCATATAATTTTTCAATTTCCCTAAGGCTTTTTAAATTTGTTTATATTCTTGTCTGTGCTGCTTTGGGTCTTTATGGATTCATACTGTTAAGTCTAATAATTATCGGTAATTTAGTAAAAACAAAAAGTTTTGGAGTACCATATTTGTCACCATTTGTCTCATTTGAGATTATGGATTACAAGGACGCTATTGTAAGACTCCCGACAAGATATCTCTGGGCAAGACCCATATTTGCTTCAACCCAGCAGAAAATAAGGATGCTTTATGAAAGAAGTCTAGATTATGCATCGGCAGGTGAGGATAAAAAATGA
- a CDS encoding Ger(x)C family spore germination protein → MKHSKKAVLGVLIVISMLYLSGCWDRVEIEDRGYILALGVDKYDPSDLKKYETSEYINLDRKTQKFSPEQKKPDIKTNQKGIDPQTKRKVKPPLPSSKNQYKFAVTVLFPNLRTIGKDSKSDEQMRFLFVRPTNNVVGIRNYLEREINKRLYYGYLKVVVFGKDLAKDSGLVREVLDGLNRESDIPQNTYLLVSETTARDILNTMPLVQPVTGIHLFEISKNASIYGRVIDTPLGQVVNSFINSNCAVISRVEPGVETLKIAGAAVFKNFKFVGWIDEKQLQVYKLLMGKAQHAFFDDLKYKSSYIPFVTTEIQVRKKIKDDKDRLRIIYNLRIEGEVTEFVFKSGYKVLDDPMRRFIQTELNRIIKQRSQQLCYILNVKYNADVLGIGDFISKHRPKEWEKLKKSWDTELKKIKVEVIPDVRIRRSGTAF, encoded by the coding sequence ATGAAACATAGTAAAAAAGCAGTATTAGGCGTTTTAATAGTAATTTCAATGCTTTATTTATCTGGCTGCTGGGATAGGGTTGAGATAGAAGACAGGGGTTACATTCTTGCACTTGGTGTTGACAAGTATGACCCAAGTGATTTGAAGAAGTACGAAACGAGTGAATATATTAATCTTGATAGAAAAACTCAAAAATTTTCTCCTGAACAAAAAAAGCCAGATATAAAGACAAACCAGAAAGGCATTGATCCCCAAACAAAAAGAAAAGTAAAGCCTCCTCTTCCAAGCAGTAAAAATCAATACAAGTTTGCAGTGACAGTACTTTTCCCAAACCTCAGAACTATAGGAAAAGATTCAAAGTCAGATGAACAAATGAGATTTTTATTTGTAAGACCTACAAACAATGTTGTTGGAATTAGAAACTATCTTGAAAGAGAAATAAATAAAAGACTATATTATGGATATTTAAAAGTAGTTGTTTTTGGAAAGGACCTTGCTAAAGACTCTGGACTTGTAAGAGAAGTTTTGGATGGACTTAACAGAGAAAGTGATATTCCACAGAACACATATTTACTTGTTTCTGAAACAACTGCAAGAGACATACTTAACACCATGCCACTTGTCCAACCTGTAACTGGTATTCATCTTTTTGAAATATCCAAAAATGCTTCAATTTATGGTAGGGTTATTGATACTCCATTGGGCCAAGTTGTGAATAGTTTTATAAATTCAAATTGTGCAGTTATATCAAGAGTAGAGCCTGGAGTTGAAACATTGAAAATAGCCGGTGCTGCTGTATTTAAAAATTTTAAATTTGTAGGTTGGATAGATGAGAAGCAGCTTCAAGTTTATAAACTTCTGATGGGGAAGGCTCAACATGCATTTTTTGACGATTTAAAATACAAATCTTCGTATATTCCGTTTGTGACAACAGAAATACAGGTAAGAAAAAAAATAAAGGATGATAAAGATAGATTAAGGATTATATACAACTTGCGGATAGAAGGTGAGGTTACCGAGTTTGTTTTCAAAAGTGGTTATAAAGTGTTGGATGATCCTATGAGACGGTTTATACAAACTGAGCTAAATAGAATAATAAAGCAAAGATCGCAACAGCTATGTTATATATTAAATGTAAAGTACAATGCAGATGTATTGGGAATAGGAGACTTTATATCTAAACACAGACCGAAAGAATGGGAAAAACTAAAAAAAAGCTGGGATACTGAACTGAAGAAAATTAAAGTAGAAGTAATACCAGATGTGAGAATTCGTAGAAGTGGGACGGCATTTTAA